The DNA sequence TGGAGTTATTAAGTACCGTACTCTATGTCCATCTTTTCTGGCTGACTTacctgatttgaaaaagaaaggttttccttttgttgcaAACTTGGAATTTttggactggaatcacctttttgacatcaaaaaacctgtatatcctcagttggtcaaagaattttatgcgaacttgacttatcatgaaggaagtgtgcattcttatgttaagggcagagacatctttttaaataatgaaactgTCAGTGATGcattgaagtatactgatgttgggccttgtgcttacacttcggttaagtgggatgaaggtgttggAATTTCTTATCTTGATGCAttggctcacatttgtgaacatgtttctttaattgatggaatcacacccactcacaaagccctaggatatgaacgtgctcaatTACATCGCATTGTCAACCACATTTtgattcctcaaagtggttcatatcaaagggtttcttacACTGACACACTTGTTTTATATGCCATTATTACAAAAACAGAAATTTCTTTTGCATACTTGAtggctagatacatgtttgattctgttcgAAGTACAAAAGATAAagcacttccttatggcatgtttctaacttgcatatttgagtattttggtgttgacttgaccaatgagacatatgaaaatagacattcatacctaaagggggtggttcagtgaaacagaatAAAGGAACCACTAGATCTGAAAGAGTCGTactagatgatgaagatgaagaatgtGTCCATGAGGATTCTCCTGCTCCTTCCACCGAGGGTACTTCCATTTccactgggaagaaatccactctgctgaatgtggtcaaggATGTAGCTCAAGAGTTTGTGTCTCAATCAAATCACATGATTGCCTTGAGCAAAGAACAAAGGAAGttagctagcaagcatgagaactttctgaagaaatcaagggatagagtggctgtgctcatgaccttcattgataaccttaACAATGATGAGGACATTaccactgatgttgaagaggatgCTGCCTCGGAAGGAGATGGTTCTGATGCCTATGATTTGTCTCTTGAAGACTGCTGCTACTGCTCtcgttttgtctcatgaattttatttattctgCATCTGttgaactttttaattttttggatgactgtaatatcttttgaatttttgatactgttgcacttttgttggtttagttaGAACTTTTGAACTACTATCTAACCTTTACTTGCAGGGTTTGAATTGATGTTTTTGGGTTGTCCACCCTTGataacaaaagggggagtaaggATAGGATAGTATTTTTTGGTAATTTTGATGTTGATGCAGCTGCTAGTAGTTCATTCGAATCCTTGTGCTGCTAACATACAATTAATGATAGgatgattatgtgatgttgcTCATTTGATAACCCTTGTACAAGATATATTGCACATAACTCTTTAACGTGCTTTCTTTAAGAACAATGTGAAACAGGGATAAAGAGGAAAGCATAAAGTCAGGGGGAGCTACTGTTGAAAAGGAtagggggagcaacataaaatcaaagggagttttcTAAACCTAACTCAAACTtatttccttttgattattgcttaaattatgtttgtcatcaagggggagattgttgagttaagaaattaactaaattaattaatgatgacaaacattatttttgagcaaaataaataattagtgttgattaattatatctacttattaactaattgtttattgttgcaggccaaatgtTTATAGCCCAAAAGGTATAAAGACAATGCAGCAAGGCTAATGGGTAAAGCCCAAACAAAAGCAAAGGataaaagccaaagaaatcaGATGGGCCAAACGGGTTACATGATCCAAGCCCGAATTGATTTTCATTTCCCTCCATAATGCTTCAACCAAAGCAACGTTCTTCTTCcttctaatcaagtcacatcaagatttcagaaaaagcaagaaagagaaagagaagaaaagcttcttccataagccattaaccaaagaagcaagaaagagagacttgaagcttgaagcacagaagctaaaacagaaattccaagctaaatcaagcttaagaaaggtaaaCCATATCATCTTGCATGAatcagatcttcatcctttcttccctactctctgctctatccgaaaatggctTTGACGGGAAAAGTTGCactctgccctattctgctgtgtatctacggtcttaatcaagacttggggaccaagttggtattcaagggttcagatttggttgaccattggaaacAAGTTCAGTTACATattcatggctttcggtcaagttggaaaagtcagaagGAAAGGTTCCAATTTaatgattgaaaagaaaaaagtgaatctgtggttggtgaagctcaaggctcaagattTTGACCTTGGAGGAAGAACCAaggaacatgcaaggagataaaagaagagcttgctgttcattcaaggtaaggagagaaaaccagtaaACCTGAGGTgtttgttctgagagagctctttgaagaagttcaactaactggacagtgtaacctactcaaaggtgcattccgccagtatgaagaactgaatcagaggcttgctaatctggtttttcgcatagcacagaggctgttgttgaagtcaatctccttcatgtttttctgattgtaatgtatttttctaagcttatctttctgtaatttcttgagagaaaaggcaaagtgagaaagcttaagaaaaagccatgagtgaaaaggctgagagatacacttgagagaaaagcctagagttattttcagatttctttaggttggttaagtgtcttgtatcttgtacttgtttggtatccctttcttagttgggttagcactaagagaagatagttaggtgttagcatagccaatgtcaagttaggctagaacttgagtgtgaaattggtgtatgtaatactgttaactatagtgaaaatcttccatatttgtggaggagactggatgtaggttgcatagcaaaaagcaaccgaaccaggatatatgctggtgttagcttcttcttctctgtcaagttctgttttctgttattcatgagacaaaaataaattgtctcataaattttcgctgctgagttcaaacagaatcagatttgTAGCTTTGCTTAAAAAGGGACAAAACAGCaaattaaaaggaaggcatagattcaaccccctcccttctctaagcctaccacaaccttcacacataaagggagatctcaaaccggatacttgttcacatatggtggtacaactatatcatggaggtccacgaaatagACAATTGCAGCAACATTCTCTAATTATGCTGAagtactagcgatacatgaagttaGTCGCGaatgtttttggctgaggagtttgattcaatatattctgtcatcatgtgtgGATTGGTTGAtcagaagatagctccaactgtcctgtttgaagataataaagcatgcattgctcaacttaaatgTGGATACATCAAAGATCCGTTCAAATGATAATctagcagatttatttacaaagtcactcccaaaatcttcATTTGAAAAATTGGTACATCATATTGAAATGTGTCGATTTCGAGatgttaaatgatgtcgacaagagggggagactgtactcttttttccttggtcaggttttttcccattgggtttttcttgacaaggtttttaatgaggcagtttcTGTCACAAaagattttgtactctttttccttcactaaagttttttcccattagattttttttagtaaggttttaacgaggcataattCTAAATGACATCCAAgaagagtgttgtgataagaatgagTATGTGGATGTCATTTATTATGGGCGGCTCACGTTCTCAAGGATGAATACATTAAATAGATTTGAGAATGTAAATCTTCCTTCGCCTATAAATAAAGAAGCAACTGAGGGACAATTACACATATCAATaaacaattctctctctctttatgttgcaatacttctttctctctctttatatttttttatttatatttgttaccccttatttatttatttagttattttataacaaacATGAATTGTTTTGactcattaaatttttttcataacaAAGTTCTTTTAAATTAGAGGAAGGTTTTTCTTCTAAAAGAAAAATGATTTTACTTTCTCATAAGCTTAATTAAATTTAACGTttaatagatttttaaaaattgcgAGCCACGGCATTACAACGCCAACGCCCtgtcatttgaattataaaaaatgaaacaTGGAATAACCCAAAAGGCATACTTtgattaaaaattagaaattcatAACATGATGTGATTATCAATTATATCAAGTGTAGTCCATGTACCGTGTACATTTCATTACACATATAACACAGCTGTAGGACCCTTctctttcctttctctttctcctaCGCGTTTATTAAGTAGTTCCTTTTTTCCCCTCCCTCTCTTtttctcaaaataataataataataataataaaacgttTGCTTATATTTAAATAGAGCAAGCTTAAGTGGCGTCTCTTTCTGGTTTCAAATTTCGAATTGGTAAGGAAAAAAGCAATGGCATCGCACTACTTCCTTAGCTGCTTTATCAGCAGCGTCGCCGTTCTATCCATCATATTGATTCAAACGACGCCGTTTTCTGCGGCCCAGTCAGCATCCTGTAACGGCATACTCGTCTCCTACGCCTACACCGGCGGGACGCGCCTCCCGCCCAATGTCTCCGATGCGGCCAAGCAACCGTACCGGTTCGAGTCCACGCTCACTGTTCTCAACAACGGCCTCGACGACCTCAAGTCATGGAAGGTCTTCGTCAAGTTCCAGCACAATGAGTTCCTCGTCTCTGCCTCCGGCGCCGTCCTCGCCGACGGCACCACTCTCCCCGCCGCTGTCGGTAACGGCACCATCTTCGCTGGATATCCTATGACTGACCTCAAGACTGCGGTGGAAACCGCCGGCGACTTGACGCAGATGCAGGTCCAGATCGATCTCGTTGGCACTGTTTTTGGAGTGGCGCCGCCCACTGTTCCTCTTCCTTCCTCCGTCAATCTCGCCAACGACGGATTCATCTGTAAGAAGCCAACTGGTCAAGGTAACATTTCTCGTTTTCGCGTGATTTAATTCTTCTAAACTGAGATTGtgatttggatttggatttgTGTTTAGGTTAGGTGTTCGatcttagaatttaagttaggggaATGTGGTTTGACTAGTGTTGACATTGAGAAAGAAAATAATGTTGGTTTTTTCAGGAAAGAATGTGAGTAATGTGTGTTGCACAAAGGATCCGAAGTTCAAAACGAACATAACCATAGATGATGAGTTCCTTCCCCGTCAAGATGGTGATCTATCAATCATGTATGATGTGATTAGAACTTATGATTCCAATTACTGGGCTGAGGTTACCATTGCAAACCATAACCCTCTCGGTCGTCTTGACAATTGGAAATTGAGCTGGGATTGGATGAATGATGAGTTCATATACTCAATGAAAGGGGCTTATCCTTATGTTGTGGATGCTTCTGATTGTGTCTTTGGTAAGCAAGGGACATTCTACAAGGAGCTTGACTTTGCCAATGTCTTGAATTGTGAGAGAAGGCCAACCATCATTGATCTTCCTCCCACCAAGTTCAACGATACGGATCTTGGTAAGATCCCTTTTTGCTGCAGGAATGGTACTATATTGCCGCCCTCGATGGACCCCAGCAAATCCGTTTCGAAATTTCAGATGCAGGTTTTCAAGATGCCGCCCGCTCTCAATCGCTCTCAGCTTTCCCCACCACAGAACTGGAAGATAAATGGCACCCTCAACCCAACTTACAAGTGTGGCCCTCCCGTGAGAGTGAGTCCTAGTGAAAATCCGGATCCATCTGGCTTGCCGTCGAACAAGACAGTGATGGCAAGTTGGCAGGTTGTGTGCAACATAACGAAGCCCAAGGGAGCAACCAGCAAATGCTGTGTCTCATTTTCAGCATATTACAATGATTCGGTTATACCTTGCAAAACATGTGCCTGTGGATGCCCCAGTAACACTGCAAGAACATGTAGTACTACTGCACAGGCTATGTTCCTTCCACCAGAGGCACTTCTTGTTCCTTTCGATAACCGAACTGCAAAAGCTGTTGCTTGGGCTGATCTGAAGCATCTACCGGTTCCGAAACCAATGCCATGTAGTGACAACTGTGGTGTAAGCATCAACTGGCATGTATACACAGACTACACTAAAGGGTGGAGTGCAAGAGTCACTCTTTTTAACTGGGGTGACACTAATTTCGCAGATTGGTTTGCTGCAGTGCAAATGGATAAAGCAGCTGCAGGTTTTGAGAAAATGTATTCATTCAATGCAACCACCCTAGACGGTGTAAACAATAATACCATATTGATGCAAGGTTTGCCAGGACTGAACTACCTTGTCGCGGAAGCAGATGGTGCCAACCCTCTTAACGATCCTAGGGTGCCTGGTAAACAACAATCAGTAATCTCATTCACCAAGAAAACTACACCGGGAATTGATGTTGCTCATAGAGATGGGTTTCCCACTAAAGTGTTCTTCAATGGCGAGGAATGTTCACTTCCTTCGGTGTATCCAACGAGTAGTGGATTCAGGGAGGTCTTGTCCTGGAAAAGTTCTATCGTTCTGTCTCTGTTGCTGGTTATCTTGATGCGGTAACAGTGGTCATGTTTTGATTGTGAATCTTGCTTGCGTCGGTTTCTGAGGCAGTTTTACATTCATATGTTGATATCATCACAGAGATTCAGTGAGAGACGTTAGTTCTGTTGTAACATTCAAGCTGTATGACTGATTTGGATGCTGTGCTTTGCCAATCCTTGTTCAATTGGTATGATTCTTTAGAGAATGTTATGGTATAGAAAATGTAGATTTATTGTATTAGATGAGAGAAatatatttcttttgttttttttttttttattctatcatCTTCATATATATTGCATTCGTTTTTCCTGATCATATATGACATTGAGTCATTGATTGGAATCGCTTATTAGTGTGTCTAGTCTCTAGACCCAAAATCCAAATGGAGGTCAATTGACAATTACTTTGATGCTCTTCGAAAATTagagaataaatttaattatatacatatttaataCATGAAatcatttttttgtatattttattttaaaatctatGTAATTAGTTTATGTATCATTTTTAGTGATGTAATTAGTTTATGAATCATTTTTGTGTTAAAAATATGCACAACAAAAATTACACAATAATAAAGAATCTCTAATTTCGAAAGAATATGAATGAAACAATTACCAAAGTATATTTATCCGtgcagaataaaaatatacacatGACCCTAAAAATATTGGCGAGGTCAAGAGTTAATTAGCTTGACCAAACTTGAATGTGGTTAAACCTATAATCTGACTTACAAGTAAAATTAAATTGTACATTAAAAACGATATATTAGAACTATAAGTGAATTACCATATTAACCTCTATAAAGATAGCAAAGCTTTATTATTGAGTATCTAATCCTAGCAAATCTCTTCTCTGAGCACCGTTAAGTATGCATATGTTGATAACCAGCTCTTAAACAACTGTGCTTTATAGTAACAAAAATGTTTTGGCTTCTTGCAGAATAACAAATGAAACCTCCCAAAGAAATGGCACCAGAGAGACCCATAATCACTGATCAGTTGGTTAATCACTTCCTATTAATCAAGTTACTATTGTTATTGTACAGGCCATAGGGAATGCAAAACATAATATGACAAATATAAAAGCACAAACAAAAGTATCTAAGTACAAGAACAACCAGAAAAGAATAGCAAGACCCAACGTCTTGAGCAACCAAATGGAAATATTTACATGCCTAAGGTAAGTCATTTGCTTACTTTGACCAACATACACtagaagagaaaatgaaaaaggaacaaaaggaaaataatgtTCACAATTGTTATTAGTGTTAGAAATGCTCCTACGAGTCTGCAGATGTATCAAAACCTTGCTTCTGCAATCCTCCCTAACCCAACATACCTTCATCAACACCCTAAAGTTAGAAGCTTACTAGGAATTTTGTTATTCAAAGCAGTCAAAAATTGTCCATGCCCTTTGCATATATGCAAATGAGGCATCTTTATCGCGTCTTTAACAGATTTCGTGTCGAGACTAAACCACTGTCGTTCGTGTCGAGACTAAACCACTGTCGTTCGCTATTTCCAGAAGTCTGAATATCTGTTTGTTGAACAATTTACACTCAGTTGCAAACTAGCTGATTGCAGAATGATAAAGCATATGTAACAGCAACTATTTACACTGGCAACTGCAAGTGGAAGGAACTATACAAGGTCTGTTCTAGACCGGAACGTTATCCAGGGAATACCCGTCGAAGTCAAAATCATTCTCAGCTGGTCCAATGCCTTCTTGCTGCCAGAACCAAACAGATGTGATTTCTATAAAGTTAAAAGCTATAACAAGCATATAAGAATTTAGTGAATTACCAAACACGGAAAGGATCAAAGGACCAACCTGTTTGAGAAGTGCACTCATGAGATCCTCCTGCCCATAATGCTCAGGATAGAAGTTAGTTTGGGAGCTTGCATCAGGGATTCTTTCGGTCTTAACCCTTATTGAGTTGTCAGTGACGAGTGTATTGAGGTGTTGATTTTGGAGAGTGCCTTGCTCCATGCTTTCACTCGCAGAGAATATAGGCTTTACAATCATGGTATTGGCATCTCTGCTTTGTCCCGTCTGTTGGTTAGAAGAAAAGCTCTGCTGCACTAAAACTGAAGGCGAGACATCAATGTTACCATGTAAAGGATTTGCATGCTGAGAGGCAGCATTATACGTAAGGCTTGGATTCGATACCTCCCAATCATGTGGCTTTTGCAGTTCACTAAAAATGTCATAATTTGGAACAAACCCGCCTGCCCGTTTAATTCCAGAAGTAACTTCTTCTTGAAACGAGCCTTTTGTTGTGATACTGGATATACCAGGAGTGCTTCCAAGAGGGAAACTGCTGATGGGCATTTCAGTGGTTTGATTGATGGGAAAATTCATCATTGAAGAGCTTTGTGAAATAGGATTGTAGCCAGGTGCTCTAGTACTACCCGCAATCCCATTCCTGCCCATAAGAGCATTAGAAGTTCCATTTGATGCACTAGGCTGCGCCAAACATGATGGGAGTCTGGGAAGGTGAGGACCAGTATTTTCACTTAGCATGTGTC is a window from the Arachis hypogaea cultivar Tifrunner chromosome 1, arahy.Tifrunner.gnm2.J5K5, whole genome shotgun sequence genome containing:
- the LOC112703486 gene encoding COBRA-like protein 7, whose product is MASHYFLSCFISSVAVLSIILIQTTPFSAAQSASCNGILVSYAYTGGTRLPPNVSDAAKQPYRFESTLTVLNNGLDDLKSWKVFVKFQHNEFLVSASGAVLADGTTLPAAVGNGTIFAGYPMTDLKTAVETAGDLTQMQVQIDLVGTVFGVAPPTVPLPSSVNLANDGFICKKPTGQGKNVSNVCCTKDPKFKTNITIDDEFLPRQDGDLSIMYDVIRTYDSNYWAEVTIANHNPLGRLDNWKLSWDWMNDEFIYSMKGAYPYVVDASDCVFGKQGTFYKELDFANVLNCERRPTIIDLPPTKFNDTDLGKIPFCCRNGTILPPSMDPSKSVSKFQMQVFKMPPALNRSQLSPPQNWKINGTLNPTYKCGPPVRVSPSENPDPSGLPSNKTVMASWQVVCNITKPKGATSKCCVSFSAYYNDSVIPCKTCACGCPSNTARTCSTTAQAMFLPPEALLVPFDNRTAKAVAWADLKHLPVPKPMPCSDNCGVSINWHVYTDYTKGWSARVTLFNWGDTNFADWFAAVQMDKAAAGFEKMYSFNATTLDGVNNNTILMQGLPGLNYLVAEADGANPLNDPRVPGKQQSVISFTKKTTPGIDVAHRDGFPTKVFFNGEECSLPSVYPTSSGFREVLSWKSSIVLSLLLVILMR